gttcctatgggttcctatggggttcctatgggtccctatgtgtctctatgtgtccctatgggttcctatgggttcctatgggtcactatggggttcctatgggtccctatgtgtccctatgtgtccctgtgtgtccctagGGGGCCCTATGtgttcctatgggttcctatgtgtccctgtgggttcctatgggtccctgtgtgtccctatgggtccctatgtgtccctatgtgtccctatgggtccctatgggtccctatgggctGACGTGTGCTTGTTGTGGGTCTGTGCCGCGCAGTGGGGCTGCTGGATCACCCCTGGTTCCACGGCACGCTGTGTCTATGGGGTTCCcatggggttcctatggggtttggggtccctgtgtgtccctatgggtccctatgtgtccctatgggttcctatgggttcctatgggttcctatggggttcctatgggtccctatgtgtccctatgtgttcctatgggtccctatgtgtccctatgggttcctatgtgtccctatgggttcctatgggtcaCTGTGGGGTTCATATGTgttcctatgtgtccctatggctccctatggctccctatgggtccctatgggttcctatgggtccctatgggttcctatgtgtccctatgtgtccctatgggttcctatgtgtccctatgtgtccctatgggtttcctatgggtccctatgtgtccctatgtgtccctatgtgtccctatgggtccctatgggtccctatgggtccctatgtgtccctatgggtccctgtgggtccctatgtgtccctatgggtccctatgggtccctatgtgtccctatgggtccctatgggttcctgtgggtccctatgggtccctatgggtccctatgggtttcgTATGGGGTTCCTATGTTtccctatggggttcctatgggtcccttgtgtccctatgggtttcctatgggtccctatgtgtccctatgtgtccctatgggtccctatgggtccctatgtgtctctatgtttccctatgggtccctatgtttcactatgggtccctatgtgcccctatgtgtccctatgggttcctatgggtccctatgggtccttatgggtccctgtgtgtccctatgtgtccctatgtgtccctatgtgtccctatgggtccctctgtgtccctatgtgtccctatgggtccctatgtgtccctatgggttcctatgtgtccctctgtgtccctatgtgtccctatgggtccctatgggtccctatgtttcactatgggtccctatgtgcccctatgtgtccctatgggttcctatgtgtccctatgtgtccctatgggtccctatgggtccttatgtgtccctatgtgtccctatgtgtccctatgtgtccctatgtgtccctgtgtgtccctatgggtcccgTGGGGCTGACGTGTGCTTGTTGTGGGTCTGTGCCGCGCAGTGGGGCTGCTGGATCACCCCTGGTTCCACGGCACGCTGTCGCGGCTGCGTGCGGCGCAGTTGGTGCTGGCGGGCGGCGCCGGGGCGCACGGCGTTTTCCTGGTGCGGCAGAGCGAGACGCGGCGCGGGGAATTCGTGCTCACCTTCAACTTCCAGGGCAAGGCCAAGGTCCGACCCCGTAATCCAGCTCTTAATCCCTGTAATCACACTCCTAATCCCCATAATCCCGCTCCTAAACCCCAAAATCCACTCGGATCTATATAATCCCGCTCCTAATCCCCATAATCCTGCTCCTAAACCGCAAAATCTGCTCCTGATCTATGTAATCCCTCTCCTAATCCCCATAATCCCGTTCCTAATCCACATAATTCCACTCCTGAACCCCAAAATCCGTTCCTGATCTATGTAATCCCTCCCCTAATCCCCATAATCCCACTCCTAAACCCCCAAATCCGCTCCTAATCTATGTAATCCTGCTCCTAATCCCCATAATCCCACTCCTAATCCCCAAATCTGCTCCTAGTCTATGTAATCCCACTCTTAATCCCCATAATACCACTCCTAAACCCCCAAATCCATTCGTAATCTATGTAATCCCACTCCTAATCCCCCAATCTCGCTCCTAAACCCCCAAATCCGCTCC
The DNA window shown above is from Lagopus muta isolate bLagMut1 unplaced genomic scaffold, bLagMut1 primary scaffold_225, whole genome shotgun sequence and carries:
- the LOC125687805 gene encoding uncharacterized protein LOC125687805 isoform X1 encodes the protein MGFGVPVCPYGSLCVPMGSYGFLWVPMGFLWVPMCPYVFLWVPMCPYGFLCVPMGSYGSLWGSYVFLCVPMAPYGSLWVPMGSYGSLWVPMCPYVSLWVPMCPYVSLWVSYGSLCVPMCPYVSLWVPMGPYGSLCVPMGPCGSLCVPMGPYGSLCVPMGPYGFLWVPMGPYGSLWVSYGVPMFPYGVPMGPLCPYGFPMGPYVSLCVPMGPYGSLCVSMFPYGSLCFTMGPYVPLCVPMGSYGSLWVLMGPCVSLCVPMCPYVSLWVPLCPYVSLWVPMCPYGFLCVPLCPYVSLWVPMGPYVSLWVPMCPYVSLWVPMCPYVSLWVPMGPYVSLCVPMCPYVSLCVPVCPYGSRGADVCLLWVCAAQWGCWITPGSTARCRGCVRRSWCWRAAPGRTAFSWCGRARRGAGNSCSPSTSRARPSTCGCR